One Sphingobacteruim zhuxiongii DNA window includes the following coding sequences:
- a CDS encoding glycosyltransferase family 2 protein, producing MTNYPKVAVVILNWNGRFFLEKFLPSVFNSTYQNVEFVIGDNGSTDDSISYVEENYPKFTILKNDQNLGFAGGYNEILKRVEADYFVLLNSDVEVSQNWIEPVIAQMERDTQLAAVQPKIQSYHQKGYFEHAGAAGGYIDYFGFPFCRGRLFESVEKDEGQYDDEKEVFWATGAALFIRSSAWREAEGFDADFFAHMEEIDLCWRLKKLGYKIGYCPNSLVYHVGGGTLNTSNPHKTYLNFRNNLQMMQKNLPITQGIWKIGIRFWLDLAALLKFLVDRKPKDAWAVSRAHQYFFKNFFKTARKRKKYSSPENKVGQYKNSIVWDFYLNNIHKFSQLKDNNFHH from the coding sequence ATGACTAATTATCCAAAAGTAGCAGTTGTCATATTAAACTGGAACGGTCGATTTTTCTTGGAGAAATTCCTTCCATCCGTGTTTAACAGCACCTATCAAAATGTTGAATTTGTTATCGGTGATAATGGTTCTACCGATGACTCAATATCGTATGTTGAAGAGAATTACCCCAAGTTCACTATCCTCAAGAACGATCAGAATCTAGGATTTGCCGGCGGTTATAATGAGATCTTAAAACGCGTCGAAGCAGATTACTTTGTACTGCTAAACTCCGATGTAGAAGTTTCTCAAAATTGGATTGAACCTGTTATTGCGCAGATGGAGCGGGATACGCAATTGGCCGCAGTTCAACCTAAAATCCAATCATATCATCAAAAAGGATATTTCGAACATGCAGGCGCTGCCGGTGGTTATATCGATTACTTCGGGTTCCCATTCTGTAGAGGGCGCCTTTTTGAAAGCGTTGAAAAAGACGAAGGCCAATATGACGATGAAAAAGAGGTATTCTGGGCTACTGGAGCTGCCCTATTCATTCGATCATCCGCTTGGCGCGAAGCTGAAGGATTTGATGCGGACTTCTTTGCACATATGGAAGAAATTGATTTATGCTGGCGATTAAAGAAGCTTGGCTATAAAATTGGATATTGTCCGAATTCGTTAGTATATCATGTGGGCGGAGGAACTTTAAACACAAGTAACCCTCATAAAACCTATTTGAACTTCCGGAATAATCTGCAGATGATGCAAAAAAATCTACCAATAACTCAAGGGATATGGAAAATAGGAATACGATTCTGGCTAGATCTCGCAGCATTACTGAAATTCCTTGTCGATCGTAAGCCTAAGGACGCATGGGCTGTGAGTCGTGCGCATCAGTATTTCTTCAAAAACTTCTTCAAAACAGCAAGAAAACGAAAGAAATATTCAAGCCCGGAGAATAAAGTTGGTCAATATAAGAATTCCATTGTATGGGATTTTTATCTGAATAATATCCATAAATTCTCCCAGCTAAAAGACAATAATTTTCATCATTAG
- a CDS encoding WbqC family protein — MSSGLLLPACYLPNVSFFHAIKQNDQPIVIEQFENYPKQTFRTRTQIGTANGVLNLIVPIVHGRKERVRMNDVKINYDHPWQRLHWLSIQTAYRSSAYFEYYEDDFSAFYEKEYDLLLDYNTEQIKLILKLLKINREISYSTSYTDVEEGIDYRKAIHPRKPSPMVDPKPYYQVFEDKTGFIPNLSVIDLLFSQGPQAKNFL, encoded by the coding sequence ATGTCATCAGGACTTTTGTTGCCGGCTTGCTATTTGCCGAACGTTTCATTCTTTCATGCTATCAAACAAAACGATCAACCTATTGTGATTGAGCAGTTTGAAAATTATCCAAAGCAAACCTTTCGTACGCGAACTCAAATCGGAACCGCAAATGGGGTGCTGAATCTTATTGTGCCGATTGTTCATGGTCGAAAAGAACGGGTTCGAATGAATGATGTGAAGATTAACTACGATCATCCTTGGCAACGTCTGCACTGGTTGAGTATTCAAACAGCATACCGTAGTTCTGCATATTTCGAGTATTATGAAGATGATTTCAGTGCTTTTTATGAAAAAGAATATGATTTATTATTGGACTACAATACCGAGCAAATCAAGCTGATTCTCAAGTTACTTAAGATAAATAGAGAAATTAGCTACTCTACAAGCTATACTGATGTGGAAGAGGGAATTGATTATCGTAAAGCGATACATCCACGAAAGCCTTCACCAATGGTTGATCCTAAACCTTATTATCAAGTATTTGAAGACAAGACAGGATTTATTCCAAACCTTAGTGTTATTGATTTATTATTTAGTCAAGGACCTCAAGCGAAAAACTTCCTATAG
- a CDS encoding lysophospholipid acyltransferase family protein: MKEKLVSGFIYIVSLLPFWFLYLLSDVLFVLIYHIVGYRKKVVFENLRNAFPEKSDSEIKEIAREFYRYFPDLLVEIVKLASISEKSVRERIELLNPEEVFRHINQGKSVIGVTAHYGNWEMGIHSLSLMMNTPELIIYKPLNNKVFNEVYNRIRTRFGATMVPMKQILRHMIKLKNIPHISMFVADQTPVYQDSDYFMEFLNQDTLVYTGTERIARLTKNPVVFCEIRRKKKRGYYSCKFTTLIENPDDYQEHEITHIHNQFTEQIIRSEPAYWLWSHRRWKRKRRS, from the coding sequence ATGAAAGAAAAACTAGTATCAGGATTTATTTACATCGTTTCATTATTACCATTCTGGTTCTTATATCTGCTATCGGATGTACTTTTTGTACTTATTTACCACATTGTTGGCTACCGCAAAAAGGTTGTTTTTGAGAATTTAAGAAACGCATTCCCGGAGAAGTCAGACTCCGAAATAAAAGAAATTGCACGCGAATTCTATCGCTATTTCCCCGACTTATTGGTAGAAATTGTAAAATTGGCTAGTATTTCTGAAAAGTCCGTAAGAGAGAGAATTGAATTATTAAATCCAGAGGAAGTCTTTAGACATATCAATCAAGGAAAGTCAGTGATTGGCGTGACGGCTCATTATGGAAATTGGGAGATGGGCATTCATAGTTTATCCTTAATGATGAATACCCCTGAGCTAATTATCTACAAACCGTTAAATAATAAAGTATTCAACGAAGTATATAACCGCATCAGAACCAGGTTCGGAGCAACGATGGTTCCAATGAAACAAATATTGCGGCATATGATAAAGTTGAAAAACATCCCGCATATCAGTATGTTTGTAGCAGATCAGACACCTGTTTATCAGGATTCAGATTATTTCATGGAATTCTTAAACCAAGATACATTGGTTTATACAGGAACAGAGCGCATTGCGCGATTGACAAAAAACCCTGTTGTATTTTGTGAAATTAGAAGAAAGAAAAAAAGGGGTTACTATTCTTGTAAATTTACAACACTAATAGAGAATCCTGACGATTATCAAGAACATGAGATTACCCATATTCACAATCAGTTTACCGAGCAAATTATTCGTAGTGAGCCGGCATATTGGTTATGGTCTCATCGTCGTTGGAAAAGAAAAAGAAGGAGTTAA